One Natrinema longum genomic window, TCGGCTTCCTTGTCGAAGTCGCTCATACTCGTCTAGAGACGGCGGACCATCGAAAAAGCTGCGAACGAACGGACGCTGGACGCGGCCGTTCCTGCCCGACGGAACCGCTCCCTCGAGTCCCGTCAGCGCGTGAGCGAGCGGCCGTCGAGCCCGGAACGGTCGCGCCTCGGGACTACTCGAGTGCGGTTTCGACGGCATCGACGGCCGCTTCCGGCGTGTCGACGCTCTCGAAATCCGTTTCGAGATCAGAGACGTCGTGCGTCTCGAGGCCGACGATGGGCCGATCGTAGATACCGGCGAAGCCGAGTTCCGAGAGCGTTCCGACGCCGCCGGAAAGCGCGATCACCGCGTCGCCGTTCAGCGGGACGAGCGCGTTCCGGGCGTGGCCGAGCCCGGTCGCGATGGCGATATCGACGAACTCGTTCGCCGCGTCCCGACGCTCGCCAGGGAGGATCCCGATCGTGGTTCCACCCTCGCGTTTCGCGCCGCGACAGACCGCTTCCATCGTTCCCCCGCGGCCGCCACAGACGACGACGTGACCGCGGCGCGCGAGCTCGCGCCCGACCGCTTCCGCGCGGGCTCGCTGTTCGTCCGTGATCCGTCCGCCGCCGATGACGCTGACGCGCATACACGGGTAGCCGCGGGCGACGTCCATGATCGGTTCGGTCTCGAGTCACAGTATCGTGGCCACCGAAACGACCGACACACTGACCGCAACGCCGTCATGCGGTCAGGCGTGCAGTGACGGTCAGTGGCTACGATAGGCTTGCGAGACGAGCCAGTCGTCCGGTTTTCGACGGCTGTCGGCGGTGGTCGGGTCCGGGCCGGGTGTTCCCGTCGAAAGAGGGGTGTAGTACGACAGTTGTCGATATATTCCTCGTCAAAGTCATACGAAGTCGTAGATTCCGACGGATTTAACGCCCGGGACGGGGAAGCATTACGTGGTATGACGAAAGTTAGCGTGGTCGGCGCGGCCGGGACGGTCGGGGCCGCCGCAGGCTACAACATCGCGCTTCGGGACATCGCGGACGAACTCGTCTTCGTCGACAT contains:
- a CDS encoding TIGR00725 family protein, with translation MRVSVIGGGRITDEQRARAEAVGRELARRGHVVVCGGRGGTMEAVCRGAKREGGTTIGILPGERRDAANEFVDIAIATGLGHARNALVPLNGDAVIALSGGVGTLSELGFAGIYDRPIVGLETHDVSDLETDFESVDTPEAAVDAVETALE